AGTTCGGCAGGAACGTGCAGGCCGTGCGCCGTCACAATCTGGAGCAGGTCACTGAACATGGCGATGTCGGCCCGCTCCCCCTGCTGAAGCCGAGTGACGATAAAGCGGCCCAGCGCCCGCCGGAGCCGGGGCTCGTCGAGGTGTTCGGGACGGCCCAGCGTCTGGAGCAGCGCGTCGGTGAGCTGCTGCGGCTCCGCGTACTCGACGGCCAGGATGATCTGCTGGAGACCCGCTTGCAGCTCGCGGTCGATGCGGCCCACGGACCCCATGTCGATCAACCCCAGGTTCCCGTCCCGCAGCAGCATGATGTTGCCCGGGTGGGGATCGGCGTGAAACACGCCGTCCACCGTGATCTGCCGCAGAACCGAGGTGAAGATCTGCCGCGCCGCGCGCGCCCGCCCATCTATCGTCAGTTCCGCCACCGCCCCCCCGTCGCTGAGGGTCACGCCGTCCAGTTCCTGCATCACCAGCACGCGGGGCGTGGTCAGCGCCGGTTCATGCTGCGGGACGGTGAGGCGCTGCGCGGGCGGGTGCGCTTCCATCGCCCGCTCCAGCGCGGTCATGTTGCGGGCCTCCACCGTGAAGTCCAGTTCCTCGCGCAGGGCGTCGGCAAAACTGGCGGTCAGCGCCGCCGTTCCCATCTTCCGGCCCCAGTCGGTGCGGGTTTCCAGCATCTGCCCCAGACGCTCAGCGATATCCAGATCGCGCTCCACGACCGGGCGGATGCCGGGGCGCTGCACTTTCGCCACCACCCGCTGCCCGTTTCTCAGCACGGCGCGGTGAACCTGTCCGATGGAGGCGGCGGCCAGCGGCTCAGGATCGAAGTCGGCGAAGAACTGTTCCAGCGGCCCTTCCAGCTCGCTTTCCAGCACGTCCTGGATTTCGGACCAGGGAGCCGGGGCCACCTGCTGCTGAAGCTGCGCGAGTTCGCGCAGGTACGGCGCGGGCAGCAGATCCGCCCGGGTGGACAGCACCTGCCCCAGCTTCACAAAGGTCACGCCCCCCTCCTGCAAGGCCAGCCGCACCTGCTGCGCCTGCCCGTCAGGGTGCCTGCGGAACGCGGCGCGGGTGCGGGCGCTCAGCGGGTTGAGGCCCCGCCGCCCCGCGACGCCCAGCAGCGTCCTGGTGCGGCGAAAGCGTGCCCAGGCCCCCCGGACCTCCTTCGGCCACTGGCCCACGGGCGGGAGGCTGCCCTGCGGCACCACCAGCTCCGAGACCACCAGGAACAGCATGGTGACCAGCACCAGGATGCCGAATTGCAGCGACAGCAGCAGCAGGCTGTGGTGTTCGCTGCCCCACACCACCTGCGTCTCGAACACGAATTGCAGCGCCAGGCCCACCAGCAGCGCCAGCGCCACCCTGCCCGCACCGATCTGCAAGCCGATAAAGCGCCCCAGCGCCACGCTGATCAGGGCCAGACTCACGCCCAGCAGCGCCACCATCCCGACGATAATCAGCCAGTTGTCCAGCGTCATGGGGCGGTCCTCCTGCGAACAGCGTGAGCGCAAACCCTCAAACCGAATGGGGCTGGCGTGGGACGGTGTGGCCGTGGAAGGGCGGCGAGGCTGCGAAGCGGTCCGTTCACAGTCAGGGGCACCCCCACCGTGCGTGGCTGCCCTTTGAATCCGAAGCCGCTGTGCTTCCCGCTGCCCACCTCATGCACCCGCCGTTTCTTCTGCTCCGAAGGGCGGACCGATCAGGATCACAGCAAGGGGAGTGCCGAGCAACACCCCGGGCATCAGGGAAAGTGAACCAGAGAGAAGCCTGGTGTTGAAGGGTTCCCGTTCTCGTAAGCCAGGATTCGCGTTCATTCCTCGGGTTCCTGGTGAAAGCGCCGCCGGAAGCGCTCGTGCAGCGCCTGGGTGTGTTCGGCAACCTCGGCGGCCTGGGCGTCGTAGATCAGCTTGCCGCCGCGCGCCGTCGCCCCCACCACCAGCGCCGCCGCCGCCAGCACCAGGTTCTTGATGATGTACTGGCCTTCCAGATTGGGCACCCACGGCACGATCTTGAAGGTCTCGCCGGGAAACAGGATCAGGGGCGCGAAGGTGCCTGCCATCTGCACGAGCAGCAGCAGCGTGGCGGGCAAAAAGCGCCCGGAGAGCAGCCCCAGCCCGATCAGGCATTCCCAGGTTGCCAGCACCGGCAGGCTGACCTGCGGCCCGACGGTGCCGAGGGTCAGGACCGAGATGGTGTCGGTGGCGAGGTCCTGGGCCACGCTGACGCCGGGGAAGAACTTCTGCGCGCCGAACCACAGGAACACCACGCCCAGCGCCAGCCGCAGCAGGGTCACGCCGTGCTGCGCTGACCAGCCCAGCAGCCGCAGTTGCAGCGCGTGCAGCTTCCAGGCCAGGGTCTCGCCTTCCTGGGAAGTGGACTGGGGGCGCGCAGGGGGGGCAGGGGCGGATTCGGATTCAGGTTGATGCGGGGTCATACTTTTCTCCTTGGGCGTCTGTCTTCACTCCCCTCGGCTGCTTCTCCAAAGGCACTGTGTGGTCCCAGACCCAGACGAGGCCCTACACTCCCGTATGGTCCGGGACCCCTCTACTGTTCTTGCCGAGATAGAACCCCATGTGGAACAGATGGCCGGCATTCCGGCGGCGCTCCGCAGCCTGTACCACTACACCACCCTGGGCGGCTTCAAGGGCATCATCGAATCCGGCAGCATCTGGGCCACCAATTCCAACTACCTCAACGACAAACACGAAATCGTCCACGGCTTTGATCTGCTGGGGACCATGTCGGGCGACATCAGGGCCTCGGCGTT
Above is a window of Deinococcus radiopugnans ATCC 19172 DNA encoding:
- a CDS encoding ABC1 kinase family protein; protein product: MTLDNWLIIVGMVALLGVSLALISVALGRFIGLQIGAGRVALALLVGLALQFVFETQVVWGSEHHSLLLLSLQFGILVLVTMLFLVVSELVVPQGSLPPVGQWPKEVRGAWARFRRTRTLLGVAGRRGLNPLSARTRAAFRRHPDGQAQQVRLALQEGGVTFVKLGQVLSTRADLLPAPYLRELAQLQQQVAPAPWSEIQDVLESELEGPLEQFFADFDPEPLAAASIGQVHRAVLRNGQRVVAKVQRPGIRPVVERDLDIAERLGQMLETRTDWGRKMGTAALTASFADALREELDFTVEARNMTALERAMEAHPPAQRLTVPQHEPALTTPRVLVMQELDGVTLSDGGAVAELTIDGRARAARQIFTSVLRQITVDGVFHADPHPGNIMLLRDGNLGLIDMGSVGRIDRELQAGLQQIILAVEYAEPQQLTDALLQTLGRPEHLDEPRLRRALGRFIVTRLQQGERADIAMFSDLLQIVTAHGLHVPAELAAAFRAIATLEGTLALLDPGFDIVAEARQVASAQLKEELAPQNVRRALERELVAALPMLRRLPRHVDQLASALGEGRLSVNVRLFSDARDQAVVGEWLRQVLLAFLAAVLGLIAVGLLALPGGPRLSDALTLYQLLAYNAGLVSTIMVLRVLFVLFRR
- a CDS encoding DoxX family protein, yielding MTPHQPESESAPAPPARPQSTSQEGETLAWKLHALQLRLLGWSAQHGVTLLRLALGVVFLWFGAQKFFPGVSVAQDLATDTISVLTLGTVGPQVSLPVLATWECLIGLGLLSGRFLPATLLLLVQMAGTFAPLILFPGETFKIVPWVPNLEGQYIIKNLVLAAAALVVGATARGGKLIYDAQAAEVAEHTQALHERFRRRFHQEPEE